From the genome of Gemmatimonadaceae bacterium, one region includes:
- a CDS encoding chemotaxis protein CheW codes for MTAPRFRSTAAFTLRQRQAVPAIDRATFVIFSLGGQRFAAPAEAVERVLREVPSGAGGQIVVEFGGRQVPALNLRQTLCEAAGVRTTGAAGPPHGEPIALGQRTLVFSVRDVLVAAAVDAVYEVATIDAALVKPVNPETALQVVSSSHVIRGQFVRHDHNVLVLDMLRVVRAVYDATHHAALAQAS; via the coding sequence ATGACCGCACCCCGATTTCGATCCACGGCGGCATTCACGCTGCGACAGCGGCAGGCCGTCCCCGCTATCGATCGCGCCACATTTGTCATCTTTTCGCTGGGCGGCCAGCGATTCGCGGCACCCGCTGAGGCGGTTGAACGCGTGCTGCGCGAGGTGCCGTCTGGCGCTGGCGGCCAGATTGTGGTGGAATTCGGCGGACGTCAGGTGCCCGCCCTGAACCTGCGGCAGACATTGTGCGAGGCGGCCGGCGTGCGGACAACGGGTGCCGCCGGTCCACCGCACGGTGAACCCATTGCGCTCGGGCAACGCACGCTCGTGTTTTCTGTGCGGGACGTGCTGGTCGCGGCGGCGGTTGACGCCGTGTATGAAGTGGCGACGATCGATGCCGCACTGGTGAAGCCGGTGAATCCGGAAACGGCCTTGCAGGTGGTATCGTCCAGTCACGTCATCCGCGGGCAGTTCGTACGCCACGACCACAACGTGCTGGTGCTGGACATGCTGCGGGTGGTGCGCGCCGTG